A segment of the Nasonia vitripennis strain AsymCx chromosome 2, Nvit_psr_1.1, whole genome shotgun sequence genome:
AACACGAGATTTGGCAATAAATTTGGGAATGCTGGACCCTGCTGAATTGAACAGCCAAGGCTTGCCTGTGTCTGCTCGTGCAGTGTTTGTCATTGATCCTCAAAAAAAGATGCGCCTTTCCATATTATATCCAGCAACTACTGGCAGAAACTTTGAGTAAGAATTACCTTCTGTACAGTTTGTATCAATCATGTCAGCATTTactaattttacaattcatgTTTCAGTGAAATAATACGAGTCATTGAGTCACTTCAACTGACAGAGAAACATAATGTAGCCACTCCAGCAAATTGGAAGgtgatcatttttttttcttcatgcACATTAAAAAActtacaagaaaaaaaaactttatgtAAAAATGAGTATTTGAAACTTTTCAGAAAGGAGAGCCAGTTATGGTAGTGCCTACAATTTCTGATGAAGAAGCCAAAAAGACTTATGGTTCCAACATGAAGACTCTTTCTTTGCCTTCTGGTAAGCCATATCTTCGTATAGTTCCTCAACCAACTGATTCCTGAAGTTTTGTGttggaaatataaaataataataaatacaagtACGACTGAATAATTACATTTAACAGGATTTAATGTAACTTTTTATACAGAGACAAATTtaaagttgtatttttatgctgtttgaaataaattttttatttaataaacatTGATTCGTTGATTAAGTGAAATCCATAATTGCAAACAACAAAAGAAGCCATTTATTATTTCACCTAATATTTAATTCAAAGTACACTGCATTATATACACTTTTCCAAgtacacgttttttttttcttacaataaTATCTAGGCGAATTGTATAGTATTTACAGTTTCGTTTAACAGGTTATTACTAATTTACGTGTTTCATACTATgattatacattattatgCGTAAGGTAGTTGATGTATATAGCAGCAGTTATACAAAACAGTCCCTGGTGAAAACCAATATGATCGAAAAAGGATAgtaaatttaacaaaattatatttcgTCATTGTGACGTTATGTAATAAAGAATTAATTACCACATGAAGGATTACATCACAAATTAATATTGCCTGCCCTTGTCTGTGGATATCACGCGTTTGTTTCACTCTGTGTCCTGTTAATCACgctcatttattttatttatttttaattatttaaatattcatttcACTATGTTATTTGAAGTTTTTCTTAGCAAAGATCAAGAATCACTTGTACGcgcgcgttattttttttttgataaaagtcTATTTTCCATTTCGGTGGATCACTGTTAAAAAGCTAGTACTAATCGTAATATGAATCAGACTAAAAAGTTCCGATTGGAGCACTCGATGCGCAATTGGTCGCAGCAAATTAATCGCTCGCTTCCTGCTGTTcagtctgctgctgctgttctccCTCGATTAGGCTACGGGCCTGTCTTTCCGCTGCTGCTCTAGCTTGTCTACCAGCACTGGAGCGCAAATTTTTCCTTTCAACCGGCGGCTCGGGATTCAGGCGCTTAGCGCCCCTTGCCTTTTTACTTTTACTGCAGGCTTTGCTATCGTCAGATTCGGCATCGGTACTGCTGGGAGCTTTGGCGGCACCCTCGGCAAACTTGGAATTAGCTCCTTGCGTGGGCGATGAGTGAGACTCTTCTGCGGCTGCTGGCTGAGACGAACCGGACTCGTTTAAGTCCTTGCTGCTGCCACTGTGAATGCTGTTGTTCGACGTATTGAGCGAGGCAGTAGGCTCAGGACTCAACGCTTTCATTGAGCTCGGTTCTAAAACCGACAAAGTTGCTTGGCTCGACGAGGCActagctgctgctgttgtagCCGTCGTTGCGGCCACCGTCGTTGGCGTTATCGTCAAGGATGGCGATAGCGGTATTGGAGTCGGAGTCGAGGAGGGGCTCGGTCGGGACGCAGCAACCTCCGTCAACTCAGAGATGTGATCGATTTTCGGCGTTGGAGATCGAGAGGATCGGTAGCTCGTTGGGGCTGACGGCCGTGAAGGAGGTCGAGTCAGAGGTGGAGGCAGCGACGCAGAATCTTGCTGCTTTGTCAAGTCTTGTCGCGACTTCTTGACGATTGGCTCAAGGGTAACCTCGAGCGAAGGCGGCACCTGCCTCTCGGGGCTGCGCAACCGCTTGCTTTGCGATATCTGCTGCTCGTAGTTCCTAGTAAAGAGTTCGGCGCTGGTCTTGCTCAGCTGCTCAAGGGCCTCTTTCATTTCTTGCTCCTTGGTTTTGCGCTCGATGCGCGCCGATAGGTCGGCGATATCGGATAGCTCAATTGTCTCGGTTTGTGGTTGTTGTGACGAGTGCAATTTCTTCTCGGTGGTGCGACGACGATCGTCCGATGAGCCAGcagtcgcggcggcggcagctgcAACAGCTGCATGCAGGGCTGCATCTGTGTACTGCTGCAAGCTGAGTGCGGCAGGATCTAACGCGTAGCGAGATTTCTTGTCGGAGTCCTTGGCTGCACGCTTAAGAGCATCTGCGACGTCCCTAGCGTGCCGCGAACTCGAACTTGAAGACGACTTGCGTGCGGAGCCAGAgcccgcggctgctgctgcggcggctgcggcagcagcggctgaGCTTGGCGGATTTAATAGGCCGCATTGGGCGAGACTTTCATACGCCGAGGAAACGCTGCCGGGTTGCATGGAGAAAGGATTTAGGCCGCCTAGCCCGAGGGGCGTGTAGAGCAGGCCCGGGTTCGGGAAAAAGAAGGGAAACGGCGAGCTTGTCGACAAGGATGAAGAGGTCGAAGTAGCCGGAGCCGAGGATTTGGCATTGCTCGACTGCGGCGGCTCCATTTTTGTGCGCGATTTGCTTGTACTGCTGGTGCTTGTCGAGTTGCTACTCCGGGTACCTGCGGAGCTAACGACGTGCGTCTCGGCCTGGCCACTTGTAGTAGCTGAGCTAGCTGAGGTTGCCGAGGTTGCTGCGGCCGATGCACCTAGAGCCTCCATGCCAGCAAGCGATGGCAGACCGAGTCCCGCAAGGTTGGCGAACAATGAGTTGGTGAGACCCATGTTACCAAGATTGCCAAGATTGCCGAGATTTCCCAGACCACCGAGCGCACCAAGATTTGGCAATCCTCCGAACGGCATCAAGAGTGGATTGTTCTTCGGGTCGAAGTTTCCGAGCGACAATCCCGAGAGTAAAGAGTTGTTGAGATTGCCTAGTCCGGGGAAATTAAGACCAGAGGCCATTGACGTGGCCACGAGATTCGCTTGATTCACTGATTGTTGACTGTTGGGACTTGGCATCATCGGCGGTCTTCCAGGGCTCTTGCCCTTGTCGCCACCACGGCCTCTTTCTTGTCCCGGCAATCGCTTTTGCAAGTCGTGCGGTAAATTACCGcgttcctttacgagttctgcCCACTTTGGATCGACGTCAAACATTGGATTTTCCATCAACCATTGTCCAAGTCGTTTCAACTGCGGAGCTTTACTTCCAGTTACCTGCGTCGATTAACCAATTTAAAACGTTATTTACGGGCAAAAATCCAGAttgtagatatttttaaaaataattctctgTCTTACCTTTTTACCAGTAATCCTGTTGATCACAGCCACATTTTCTTCTCCGGTAAGTTTTTTCCAATCCAGTAAAGATGGATCGACCCTTGGTCTCCTCCTTCTTGGAGCATTCAGATACTCAGCACTTAGTTGTTCCGTAAGAGCTGTCTGTTCAGCCAGccatttatttactttagcTTCGTGTGAATAAGCACCGATCTTTGAAGAATACTCggcgactttgtttatttcAGCAAACATCGATTCGTAACTCTTTCTATGACTACTTGATGAAGAGTGCGCTGCATTAAATGCCgcttgttgctgctgttgttgctgctgttgctgctggtgGTGAtggtgttgttgttgttgctgatgttggtgctgctgctgttgttgttgctgttgctgttgctgttttTTGACAAGTTCCCGATTTTGTTGTTCAGCTTGAGCAAGTAAAACTGAAAAGCTGTCTTTGTGCGAATGTAGAGATGGAGGTGGCAGCTGCTGATTTGAGGAAGAATTGCCAGAAGCTCTTGAAGATGGAATCGATGTTACAGTAATAGAGAATGGCTTCTGCGAAGTAGGAGGAGGGTTTGGGAGGCCAATTGGTGCAGAAGTTGGAGTTACCGTTACGTTGGGTGTGATTGTGGTTCCTTTTTTACCATGCTCAGGGTAGTGAGTGCTTTGttgttctttttctctttgtaaGCCCTGAACAATCTCGTCAAGTTTTCttcgctttttctcttttcctaTGACTGGCTCTTCCACAGACTGTATATTTACAATAAGTATTAATAAAGAGTCATCATCTATCAAGTAGTTACATATGtcattacaaaataatacttacgatattttttcttttcacgaACTTGTCCAACATGCTATCCAATTTTCCTTTATTACTGTTAAGTTGTTTGGATTTACTAGGCATTGAAAAATCTTGTACTTCATTCATCATGTCTTTGTTGCTGGTATCGGATGTGGTCTTGGAAGTATACCTGTaataaaatatcgaaaaatcaGTTTGACTTTGCCTAATTATTATTCGGACCACCGTCGCACTAATGAAGCTAGAATGACACATACCCAGATGATAAATCAATGGGAGTCAAAGTACTCGAGGTTCCAGGAATGATAGTTGGTTTTCCAGGTATTGTATACTTGAGATCAAAAGGTATAGCGGGCGCTCTTGCTTGCTGATGAGCTGGTGGTGGTTGTGATGATGCCGATCGTCTAGATTCATCAGATGGTAAATCTTCATTTATATCCCATGCAGAGCTGCTTGATAAAGCCGGCTTACCCAATTGCGGCGGTGGCTGAGATGCCATGTGCGTACTATTCAGTAGTGCATGGAGCTtagctaaattaaaaatattgaaaatttattagcCACGCatagaaaagttgataaaaaGTGATTTAATGAATCTTTCAAATACCTCGTTCGGTCTCCACATCAATGGCAATATGCCTCTTGCGTTTCCTCAAGGCAGATgaattattattgctattgctcATACTACCAATATTAATATTACTAGTTGATGAAGACGAACCACTTGCACCACTGATGATGTTGCTCAGATTAATATTAGCACTGTTACTGCTTAGACTCGTAGACATGGAACGCGGTATTCCATGATCTGTAGTAATGGTTATAATTTCAGTTGGCTCTTTATCAATTGTTTCTATCTCATCTCCAGCCGTAAAGTTTACTGATACTGGCCATTCTTTATGCTCAATAGCATGAACGATGTGCATCAAACGAGCTTCGATCGCATGTTCCTAAAACACATACATTTTTGCGTTAAGAAAAGGCtatgattaaataattatgtatCATCATGCAATAAAATGTGAACAAGTTTTAATACCTTTGGCCACTTGATTGAAGATTGGAAGCTGTGCGACAACAATTGCGCCACTGTAGGCTCATTGTAATCTATTCCTTTATCTCTCAGGACGAACGTATCGATTTGTGTCAAGCGTGATAATGGTTGAATTACTTCTAAATCTGGGAACATCGCCTTTAATTCAGCTGCTTTCATGCTACACTTGTCCTCAAGTTTAGGTACCGTTGGCTTCTCTTGATTTGTCTCGACTACTTTTACTGTTTGACTTTCTgaatctttttctttttccttttcttgcTCCTTTTCATTTTCTGTTTCCTTTTCTATTTCTGAGTCTTTTTCAACTTGTGtatctttttccttttctttttcctttccCTTTTCCCTTtccttttccttttctttttcctctgGCTTATCTGAATCTTTTTCTGACTTTTCTTCTACCACCTTTTCTGGCTCTGTTTTATCCTCTTCAAgagttttttcttctttgataTCGTCAGTTTTATCATCGTCAATAGTTTCACCATCAAGAGTAGCGTCCGCAATTTTTTCATCTTCTTTTGAGATTTCGAATTTAGATTTATCATCATTTTCCTTGTCTCTATCATCTGAACTTGTTTTATCAGGAACTGAAGTCTTTTCCAACTCTTCATTCTTACTTTCTTCTGTTTCCACTATAACGGACTCTTTGTCGTCAGTTTTATCAATAGTTTCTGCCTTTTCCGCATCTTTTTCTACCTCGTCTTCGTTTGCATTCTCACTTGGATTGTCAACTTTGTCATCGACTGCGTCTGGCTTATCACTTACTTTGACTTGGTcatcatttttcttttcgacTTCGTCAGTTTCAATCTTTTCCACTTTGTCTTCATCTGTCGTAGATGCTTTATTGTCAGTGCTTGCTTCCGACTCGTCCTTTGTAACAGATTCTTCATTAACATTCTTTTCGCTTGTTGTTTGATCTACTTCTGTTTCGGAAGCCTTTGGTTGTTCATCAACCTCCATTTTAGCGGGCTCTGCTTCTTTTTCAGCAGTTACAGGCTTCATAACTGTCGTTATAGTTAAACCTCCAGAAGTTATCTGCTTTTCTTCAActttattttcagatttgATGATAGTTAATTCTACATGACTTTTACCAACATCAGATTTTTTATCAGTTGTATCTTTCTTGATACccactttttcaattttaagcGTACCTTCGCCTTTTTCTAGTTTAACTAGTATTTCGTCTTtatcaaatttcaaaatgTCTTCCctgttttcaattttaatcgCTCTTTCAGACTTATCGGACTTATTAACTTGGTTATCTCGATTTAAACTTTTTCCTAGCAtcttataaaatgaaaaatcgggaTCGTTCAAAATTGTAATATCAGTTCGTCCGAGTCCATGTTTTGCAGCTCCAAGTAAAAGCTCTTTGTCATGTCTACCTGGTTGCCACCAATCAGGAGTATCTCCCGATGGTTGACACAAGCAAAGACGTTCCTCCAAGTGAGGATGAGACAATATTTCCTCTCTGATTTTGCTCAACAAATCTACACGATCTAGAATTTGTCTAGCTTTATTAGGATTCAGCGCGTCTATTGGAATATCCATCGAAC
Coding sequences within it:
- the LOC100117827 gene encoding peroxiredoxin-6, with amino-acid sequence MVLLGEVFPNFIAKTNVGEIDFHKWLGDSWGILFSHPNDFTPVCTTELAKVAKLMPEFQRLGVKVIAISCNSVDSHRQWIEDIKSYGEISENGFPYPIIADETRDLAINLGMLDPAELNSQGLPVSARAVFVIDPQKKMRLSILYPATTGRNFDEIIRVIESLQLTEKHNVATPANWKKGEPVMVVPTISDEEAKKTYGSNMKTLSLPSGKPYLRIVPQPTDS